ATGGACTTGCACTGGTACATCAACTCACATTCTTTTACCCAAACTCTTTAATGATCAATATATTTCAAGGTGATGTACCAGTCAGTGGCCAGAGAACAGTGTTAAACGTAACTCACCTATTCAGACCTAAGTTACACATTTTAACTAGCAAGCTATTTTAGGAAAAGATAACAATAGTTTAAATATAAGCAAATACCATTAGACTTCAGATATTAATTAACCTTccaaaaagagaggggaaatgacagaacagtttataaatagtaaataaaagcAAATACCTCATGGGGAACTTCTTGTAGGCGGTCAAGTGCTCTGATATGATCCAGTGTATCTATGGATGGTGAGAGACCACCATGTAGAcagaaaatctgaaaaaaatatttacatactAAGATTACTCAACAGAAGCTTTAGGTATTTTGTATTACCTTTGCTACTAGAGCACTCCACAAATGGCCTATTTAACCTCAAGTATCTCTACTTCCTATCACTCTCGAGTCATGCTGGTCTTCACAGCAGCCAGTGTCCATTATCCTATATTCTCTCTCTCGGTGCCTTTGTGCATGTTATTCCCCAAAACTGgccaactcccctcccccacaatccATGTTTACTACTTTCTTTCAGATGCAATTCAATTCAGCTTCTCCAAGCCATCAAGGAAGCCTTCTTTGATTAACTTCATCCCATACTAATCATATCCTTGCTTTTCATTCCCTCAGTATTTTCATGCAGTTTGTTCAACATAAACTCATATGACTGAATTCCACGAAGGCAGAAATCAAGTCTCTATCATCTTTGTCCCACAATGCCTGCTACTCATTTACCAAGTGCTAAGTATTGACATTACACTAATACACAAAGAATGACATCTAAACATACCTGACCATCCACCAAGGCAGTTAGAGGAAGATAATCAAAAAGGtctgtaaaatatttccaaacaTTTGCATTTCCGTATTTCCTTAAACACTCATCATAGAAACCATATACTTGTGTGATTTGTCTACTCTCATGATTCCCTCGAAGAATAGTGATACGTTCACGGTAACGAACCTGAACACCAAGAAAGAAAGGAGcattaattaactttttaaaaggaagCCAACTACAACACAGAAGGATCCCAAAAGAAGCTGTTCAAGTTTACTTAGGAAAATATCCAACTACTCCCACTTTCTTTCCTAATAGCCAAGTTTATAAGGTTTAAAATATTCTTGAAAGCTTTCTAGCAGCCTCAATATTCTATCCAATAATTTATCCTTCTATTGCTAAGCAAACAGCAAAAGCACATGCTTCATTTCTAAAGTCACAGAAATCTTTAGGGAAATGAAATAGCTGTATACTAAATTTCTGTTGGTCATATAAATAATTCTGGGCCCCAGATATAGGCTGATTTATATGTTTTCCTTCATACTTCCAATTTGGTTAGTCAGTGTCATAGGAttttagaacagaaaaaaatcactcaAGAGTGATTCAGATGTGAAAGACTTACTTAAAGACTTAGCTTAGATCAATTCTGAAaagacttatgaaaaatgcttatccatctccatagaaagaattggtaagagtctgaatgcagattgaaacatcccttttttttaaactttttagcCACTCTTCGGCTTTTtctttggtctgcattttcttttgcaacacggctaatatgttttgcatgactgcacatgtataatctgtattaaattctttgccttctcaaggaaggaggaaggagggagaaagggacataatttggaactcaaaatttttaaaaaaatgtcaaaaacttttgtttacttcctattgaggaaaaaaaattaatttaattttttttaaaagtgacgCAGAagtaaaactaaaaaagaagatCCCAAGAAAATGTCTTTAGAAGTCACACAGTACAACCCTCTTATGGAACAAATGATGATTTCTCCTTAAATTACATAGAATTTCATTTGTAACTGGGAACCAGCttcaaaatctcaaagaaaaaatgaattaccATGATAACCCCCTTCAAAAGCCCACCTTTCGGCACAATTCACTCCTTTTGAAACAATTAGGAAAAGCAGCTCATGGCTGCCGCATCATATATATCCTTTCACAAAACTGAGTGTGGCCTGCAGGttctctatttgagtttgatcaATAACTTCTAATAATGCTCTGCAATTAGAGGTTTCTTTCAAAGAGAGCGAggcataatattttaaaaaaatttttacagacATTCCTGGTTACCAATACACAAAATCCTGGCGTACTTGTACTAATTATGTGTTAGCAAGCACAGTTTTACAATACTAATTCCTAGACACAGCTCTCTTTGGGAAAtagcttttattcttttttctataaTCTCTTCACTCATTTCACAGCATTCTAAAAATTGAGAaatttcaatatctattttcagTAAAACATAAAGCACACTAGAATATTAAAAAGCATTCATCTAAGTCCGCatggtcaaagaaaaattctcaAAGTTACCTTAAGAGCTACAAGCAGTGTTACTGTTTCAACTGAATAATATCCTCTGTCAACATAATCGCCCATAAACAAGTAATTTGTGTCTGGTGATTTGCCACCAATTCTAAAAAGTTCCATGAGATCGTGAAATTGCCCATGAACATCTCCACAGACAGTGACTGGACATCGGACCTCTTGTACATTGGACTCCTTTGTGAGGATTTCTTTAGCCTATGGATGaagaacaaaattaaatatattaatatgtttAGCAACAGAAGACAGTAATAGCCAATTTTACTTGCTACTTGCAAGATCTCTTAGACTGGATGACAGATTATATAAATCAATATTCTCAAATTAAAAGGGCCAATTAAATCACAAATTTCTTCTAGTGCTAATGcaatagggggaaaaaaaggataacAGATGGATTCTCTTTGTCTGCTACCCCAATGACTGCCAGAAATGTCAGGGTATATATCCCTGCCAGATGCTTGGACTTCTTAACGATATtcaactaagcatttattaacaccagatcaacaaaaaattagaaaatttgtaactcagattctgttttccttttcactcatttaatatttttagttttcagcactggttttcacaagagtttgaattacaaattttctccccatttctaccacccccccactccaagatggcatatattctggttgccccgttccccagtcagccctcccttctgtcaccccactccccaccccatccccttttcccttactttcttgtagggcaagatagatttctatgccccattgcctgcatatcttatttcctagttgcatgcaaaaacttttttttgaacatgtttttaaaactttgagttccaaattctttcccctccccacccaccctccctaagaaggcaagcaattcaacatcagCCACATGTCTATCATTacgtaaaatccttccacaatactcatgttatgaaaggctaactatattttgctccttcctatcctatccccctttattcaattttctcccttgaccctgtctcttttcaagtgtttgcttttgattacctcctccccctatctggcctcccttctatcatccaccccccccccactttttatctccttcctccttctttcctgtggggtaagatgcccaattgaatgtgtatgttattccttcctcaagtaacatcagatgagagcaagattcactcattccccctcacctgccccctcttccctcccaacagaactgccttttcttgccacttttatgcgagattatttaccccattctatctctacctttctccctctctcaatatattcctctctcatttcttaatttgattttttttatatcatcccttcatattcaactcaccctctaccatgtgtgtgtgtgtgtgtgtgtgtgtgttctcttcagctaccctaatactgaggtctcatgaattatacacatcatctttccatgtaggaccgtaaacaaaacagttccactttagtaagtctcttatgatttctctttcttgtttaccttttcatgcttctcttgattcttgtgtttgaaagtcagattttctgttcagctctggtcttttcactgagaaagcttgaaagtcttctattttactgcaagtccatattttgccttggagcatgatactcagttttgctgggcaggtgattcttggttttaatcctagctccactgacctctggaatatcgtattccaagcccttcgattcattaatgtagaagctgctagattatcctgattatatttccacaatactcaaattgtttctttctggttgcttgcagtattttctccttgatctgtgaactttggaatttggtgacactattcctaggagttttctttttgggatcttttttaggtgatctgtggattctttcaatttctattttaccctctggctctagaatatcagggcagttttccttgataatttattgaatgacgatatctaggctctatttttgatcatggctttcaggtagtccaataatttttaaattatctctcctggatctattttccaggtcagtggtttttccaatgaggtatttcacattgcattccattttttcattcctttggttctgttttataatatcttgatttctcataaagtcactagcttccacttgctccaatctaatttttaatataatattttcttcagtggtcttctggacctccttttccatttgggtaattctgcctttcaaggcattcttctcctcattggctttttggagctcttttgccatttgagttattctattttttaaggtgttattttcttcagtatttttttgggtctcctttagccagtcgttgacttgtttttcatggttttttcgcatcactcatttctcttcccaattttccctctacttctctaacttgcttttccaaatgctttttgaactcttccatggcctgagaccagtttatgtttttcttggaggcttctgatgtgggctctttgactttgttgacttcttctggctgtatgttttggtcttgtcaccaaagaaagattccaaagtctgagtctgaatctgagtgtatttttgctgcctgttcatgttcccagccaactacttgacccttgagtttttcgtctgggtatgactgcttgtagagtatagaggactttgtcccaagcttgagggactgcactgctgttttcagagctatttttacacagcaagctctgccacaccagcgctcctcctcccccaacaaccaCCAACTCGGACTTCCACTCAGATccgagcaggctctgcactcccactgggatccaccacttaattcctcccaccaggtgggcctggggccagaagcaactgcagctgtagttctgtagatgcaccacctctgctgcccccagggtggtgccCTAacagagaactcctttcactctgtcccctgaagcttttcctactaacctctgttgtctttggtgtttgtgggttgagaagcctggtaactgccacagttcactgattcagggcgctacggcctgttccacctggctcccggtctagttggtctgggcgcagcccacactgggctctgctctgctcccagctccatgcaaaacatcttacccagcaaccatccaggctgtcctgggctggagccctgcttccttctgcagggttctgcagctctagaatttgttcagagtcatttttcataggtgtttggagggtcctgggggagatctttaagcaagtccctgctttccagctgccatcttggctccgcccccgagaaatcagattaaaaaaaattaggattcCATGGTGAaggtcatttttttcttgatgGAACAAATGCATTTCTGACTCATTTGGTTAAGTAGCTGGGGCCAAGAGTGGAACCTCTTAGGAATATAAACAGGCACTGCCCACTCTTTCCCACTTATTACTACCTTTAGCTGTAATAatactttttatgtttctcagAGAAAACCAGTAGTTTAAACTTTCAGCTAAAGATTGTAAATAAAAATACCACAAGCATACTCAAATGCTCTAAGCTCCTCCTGTACTCTTGAGCACTCTTTCTGAAATGCATTTCCATTCATCCCCCTGAGTCAGGGTGAGAGATGAAGGTCACTGGGCAATCACTGTGACTAAGTTTGTTTGGCAGGAGGATGCATCCAGTGAACGTTCAGTGCTCATTTATGTTaacaataatagcaacaataaATCACAGGCTCCATCCATCCCAATGAGGTTGGTAAGAACTTAGCTAATGACAGGGCTTTAAAAGGGACAATGtttcaggaaaagaaagatgaactTATGCCACAGAAATCTTGCTGTCAATATACTGCTGCCTATTTCCACACTTGAGATAaagctagaggcagctaggtggaacagtgaatagagcaccagccctggaatcagggagtacctgagttcaaatctggcctcagacacttgacacttactaactgtgtgaccacgggcaagtcacttaaccccaactgcctcacctccccccttaaaaaaaaaaaaaagagagataaagctAAACTTCAACATATAACCTCTGGACTCAAGTAATTTTCTCTCTCCAACAGCATTACATACTTGAAAAGAAAGCTATTACTTGGAATAAAAGTTACCCAATTTTAGCTACAAACATGTTCCAAATGAACCATAACAGTTGGTTaaatccaacacacacacactggtaGAGGAAAGAACtgcttttggagtcagaagccttggattcaaattctgtctttgccTTATGACTATCACAAGTCACTTTAGTTCTACtggtctgtttccttatctctaaaataaatgAACTTTGACTAAATTATTGATTTCTAAAATCTACATCTAAAAGCCTATGTTTTAAGTTTACTTCCTCCAACTAAAATAGAACTAaatctatcaacaaacatttattcatcacctactatgtgccaggcactgtgctgggaaaacaaacactgaaaaaaattatatagtccTTGAAAATATGTACTGAAAtgattacatataaagacaagaGTAAAGGGGAGAATTGGTgggaaagatcaggaaaggctttactCTCAGTAGttttgaaggaaaacaaggaatCCTTAACAGGTGGGGAACTGAGGTAGAAGTACATTATTCCAGGTATAGAGGGTGACtggtaaaaagaggaaaaagtcataATATTGAAACAGGTAGTAACTGCCTAGAAAGGAAACTTTAAAAACTTCTAGaccaatattgttgttattcGTCACTTTCAGTAGTGTccactctttgtgattccatccggggttttcctggcaatttccagttaattttaaagatgaggaaactgaggcacacagggttaattgacctgcccaaggtcacacagctaagccacatttgaactcaggaagaatcttcctgactccaggctctctCTGCTGTGCCAACCAGCTGCCCTATAAGACCAATGAAGCAGACCAAAgatgttttatatgcttatctaGTATAAGTTTAGATTTAGAATTGTTACCGTAGCTTTACATTCAAGTACCTATGGAACTTACAAAACAAATTAGGTGATGATTATCGACTTTTAGTCCTGCCTTGATGCTCTTCTTGGAGGTGAGTTCTTGCTGGAACTCAGACTCTTATTGCCACACCTGTTCTTCAGCTGGGGGAAGCTATTTATTTATAGCCGTCTTTCTGCCTTTTCCTTAGAAGAGGTTCGCTTGCTTCACTGCCACAGATTGGTAATTAACAGCTTCCTGTCCAAAGGGCCAATGCAAACAGACACTGAATATAGGTGGTAAAAGAGGGGTTTCCAGCTGAATCCAATTAGGAGCTGCTTCTCACCTCTTTGAAAGTGTACTAaagtcttctttttaaaatctcagtATCTATGATTACAGTGTTCTGGTTAATATTTACAATTACTCCTTTTCCAAGAACTGAATTATGCTTAACAATTACACAGAAGAAActaacatttttaataaagcaagaGCCTTAAGTACTACCAAATTGGGGCAAATCAGGGCTAGGTCATACAGGGGCTGTAGCTTTGGACTTGGAAGTCAGAAATGAGGATAAGGTCAAAACAAAGCCttaaaacacttactagttgtgtgacccgtGTTAAGTAACATCATCTTCCCTCAGAGagtttccacatatgtaaaatgggataacagcATCTACATCCTATagctgaggataaaatgaaatatttgtaaactaCTACATGATGCTAACCACTATTACCTGAGCAAAGTTTAAAATTGCTACTTAACAGAATTACATGGGATTCAGATTTCAATAGCAGATAGGCAGATACAGGGATTCTTCAGTGCCCTGAAATAGTGCACATAATGTTTGTCTTTTTGCTATGGTCAAataactgatatatatatatatatatatatatatatatatatatatatatatatgtataactgcTATATATGGGCAAAATGTACATGGAGGGGATATCTCCTTAGAAAAGAGGGTAAAAAGGCTAGTTATTAGAGGAAACGTAGTGCTGCTTAAAAATGAATGGGTTTTAGGctaaaaataaatccttttattaaggggatttgttctttgaagtttggattcagtcaaagggccaaaggttccccacccctgccttaggaACACAGATGGTGTCTTCTTCACTGTTGTTAAAGACAGCAGGGTCTTCAGGAGAGAGAAGCACATTTGGGAAATTAGTTGCTAGTCTCTAAGAATATGATTTGGATTTCTAGATTTTGGTTTAAAATACAGTAATGATAAAACTTAACCAGGGCTGGTAAAAATGTACTTGCCAAGAGTAGTTCAATGGTTTGCCTTGACCTCTGTCTACACATCAAATACAAGATTTAAGAGCAGTAAACAAAGTGAGTGATCCCAAGAGCAAGGAGCCAAAGGGGCCCAAACCAAGTGTGTCAGGATGGACAGCATACTTTACAATGACAGAACCAAATAAGAAAATTGACGGTGAGAATAGGAGATGGTCATGGAACTACTGGACAAAAGCAAGAAACAGCCTGAGGGTTTGGCAAATATCATCCTATCATGAAGGTGTGATATTTTACTGATGACGGAGTTCCGTTATCTAGGAATTTGCTGGAGCtctcaaacaaataaataaaaagaagagatgCTGCAACTCTGGCTCAACTTGGAgataatttaacttttttaaaaaggtaacaaAGGAAAGTGTTATTTGGCTGATTTAGCCAAAGAGCAGGAATTGACCTCAGCCTTTATTATACTAAGTTTTTTAATTGAGGCTTTAACCTTAAAGGGCTATTTACTACTTCATTATATGATGTGAGAATGGACAAATATTTGCCTTTGGAACAAATGGGAACcctaaaaggaagagagaacCTTCTTACAACATGTAATACAACTACACATAGCTTGACACACACCCTAGATTTTGGAAGAACAGATTTCGGAGAGTGTAGGGAAACAACAGGAAGGATCCTGTGGCCTAAAATTCCATGGAAGTCAGCCCATTGGGGCACATCGCAAGAAAGAAATTCTCAAGACAATTTCAATAAGAAAAGGGTAATCATTTAgtaaaggggttcttaacctgggttccatGGACAGATTTAGGGGCTCTGGTGAACCTGGttggggaaaaatatttcatctttattttcactaatctttaactaaaatttagcattctcTTCAATTTAAAAACTTCATTCTGAAAAAAGGTTTTGTCAGACTGCCAAAAGAGTCCacggatacaaaaaaaggttaaaaacaccTGATCTACAAAATAAAGATCAATCCTATAAGAATATCTTCAGTGCTAAAGTTCAGAAGGAACTGAAGAGGAAtactaaagaaaaagaagaattatttaactttaattttgcttctgttttcttctacCTGTGACCCTGATCTTTACAATGGAAAAGACAGAACAGAACAATTTAACACAGAATTGAAGCTCAAGATAGGTACTGATTAGAAGAACTCAGGATACTGAAAAATCTGATGTATGTAACTGCTAAGCAGAAGCAGTTTTTAAAAGGTCTTGAAAAATGGGAGACACGGCACAGGGCTGAAGaagagtcaaatttttaaaaagataagtgAGGAAGGAATTTTCAAACTAAAGCAGTGACAGTAACTTCAGAACTTCCAAATTcttgaaaaaatacatttttaaaagtattatcaCTAAAAGGACAGtctgcaaacattttaaaaaggaagcagtgattacaaaaAACATGGTTTCCTTAAAAAATGATGgcagttttaatttcctctttttttaaatagggtCACTAGGAGGTCAGGGAAATGCTACATATAACTTGATTTACATTTCAACATTTTGACAAGATCTCTCATGATAATTTTGTGGATAAGATGGGGAGAAGTGAGCTACATGACAGCACTGTTAGATTTATAAGGAACTAATTGTATGACTGGACCAAAAGAGTAAGTATTAATGGATCAATGTCGATTTGGAGGAGCCTCTTCCTTGGCCTtgttttgttcaatattttttatCAGGAACTTGGATGAAGGGACAGATGATGCGTTTATCAAATTTTAAATTACAAAGCAGGGATAAACAGCAAATGTGGTAGATGAAAGAGTTAGTATCCAACAAAAGTCCACTGCAGGGAGGAGGGAAATCAATGTCACCTGGCCCTGGTCAGAACACATGTGGAGGACTGTGTTCTGTTTTGGATGCATGTTAGGAAGGAACAAGCTAGACAAAGCAGGGTGCCTCAAGACCACAGCAGATGAAAACCTAGTGTCtttttgaaggaactggagatgtttagtcCAGAGAAGGCAAGACTTGGGGTGGGCAGGGGCATTATACCTTTAAGTATTCTGAGGACTATCATATAGGATCCTAAGATTTGGAACTTAAAGTGGCtattagaggccatctggtttaactcccttatcttactgaagaagaaagtgaggtccAGAACGGTGAAAGggtttgcccatggccacacaggtaAAGAAAGAGACTTCATGTACTTGGCCCCAGACGACAAGAGTAGGAGAACTTGGTACAATTTGAAGAAAGGCAGATTTGAATTTGATGCAGGGAAAACACTTTTACTTCATAACAATTAAGAGTTATCCAAAAGGGAAATGAACTGCCTTGGGAAGCAGTGATTTCCCCTCAATAGAGATGGAAGTGACTGTTGTATGACCACTTTGCTGTACATGAAGGTCAGCCATGGATTGAACCTGATGATCTGTGAAGTTCCTTTTAATTCTGAGATTATGCAATTTAATTtctcattgttcagtcatgtccaactcttcatgaccccatttgggattttcttggcacagatactggagtggtttgtcatttccttctccagctcattttacagatgaggaaactgaggcaaacagggttgtgacttgcccagggtcacacagctagttaggtgTCTgatgacagatttgaattcaggagaatgagtcttcctgactccaggcccagcaccttatccactgaaccatctagctgccctacgTAATTTAATTAAGAGAAATGTTTTTCTCTGAATGGATCAAATAAGAGGCTATTTTCTTTTGATAAGAATTAGCATCACAAACCAAATAAGTTCATTCAATTCTACAGCAAGGCAGAAAAATGTCCAGCCAATTAAATTGATTCCACAGGATACACACTTTTAGTACATTAGCACACAATGTGAAAACAGTTCCTGCAAACTGTGCAGAATATCCACCAGGAAGGATTTTTTTCAGTCTCAAAATATTTTAGCACATGGTTGTATCCTTTGGCACAATAGGTATGACAAACTATTACTTGCTTTTGGtaatttcccattttaaaattcatctttcCTTGAAGGTATACgccaccaattaaaaaaaaatccacctacCAAAGAATTATCTAAATTATCATCTGAGGATTTGCTATTTAAAATGTAAGGGGGAGAGGCTTAAGGGAAAGGGAAACATCAGATTTTTAACCTACTTGTGCCCTATTTATATGTACAAGCCCAATAGCTTTAACATTTTCAAAACCCAAACTGCCTTCGCTTGAACCAAGTTCATCATAAACTgggttattttaaatgttttatgtatatatgcagtcaaaagtttttaaaacatgTTAGTCTTAGTGTCAAAATAGGTCACaataggaggagaaaaaaggctTCAAGCTTTAAATGGATG
This region of Trichosurus vulpecula isolate mTriVul1 chromosome 3, mTriVul1.pri, whole genome shotgun sequence genomic DNA includes:
- the PPP2CA gene encoding serine/threonine-protein phosphatase 2A catalytic subunit alpha isoform, translating into MDEKVFTKELDQWIEQLNECKQLSESQVKSLCEKAKEILTKESNVQEVRCPVTVCGDVHGQFHDLMELFRIGGKSPDTNYLFMGDYVDRGYYSVETVTLLVALKVRYRERITILRGNHESRQITQVYGFYDECLRKYGNANVWKYFTDLFDYLPLTALVDGQIFCLHGGLSPSIDTLDHIRALDRLQEVPHEGPMCDLLWSDPDDRGGWGISPRGAGYTFGQDISETFNHANGLTLVSRAHQLVMEGYNWCHDRNVVTIFSAPNYCYRCGNQAAIMELDDTLKYSFLQFDPAPRRGEPHVTRRTPDYFL